The proteins below are encoded in one region of Citrobacter enshiensis:
- the fdnI gene encoding formate dehydrogenase-N subunit gamma, giving the protein MSKSKMIVRTKFIDRACHWTVVICFFLVALSGISFFFPTLQWLTQTFGTPQMGRILHPFFGIAIFVALMFMFFRFVQHNIPDKKDIPWLKNIVEVLKGNEHKVADVGKYNAGQKMMFWSIMSMIFVLLVTGVIIWRPYFAQFFPMQVVRYSLLIHAAAGIILMHAILIHMYMAFWVKGSIKGMVEGKVSRRWAKKHHPRWYRDVEKAEAKKESEEGL; this is encoded by the coding sequence ATGAGTAAGTCAAAAATGATAGTGCGCACGAAATTTATCGACCGCGCCTGTCACTGGACGGTGGTGATCTGTTTCTTCCTGGTGGCGCTGTCGGGAATTTCGTTTTTCTTCCCAACGCTGCAATGGCTGACGCAAACCTTCGGTACGCCGCAGATGGGGCGCATTCTGCACCCGTTCTTCGGCATCGCGATCTTCGTCGCGCTGATGTTTATGTTCTTTCGTTTTGTACAACACAACATCCCGGATAAGAAAGACATTCCGTGGCTGAAGAATATTGTGGAAGTGCTGAAGGGCAATGAACACAAAGTGGCGGACGTGGGTAAGTATAACGCCGGGCAGAAAATGATGTTCTGGTCGATCATGAGCATGATTTTCGTTCTGCTGGTGACCGGCGTCATTATCTGGCGTCCGTACTTCGCGCAGTTCTTCCCGATGCAGGTGGTGCGTTACAGCCTGCTGATCCACGCGGCGGCGGGCATTATTCTGATGCACGCCATCCTCATCCATATGTACATGGCATTCTGGGTGAAAGGTTCGATCAAAGGCATGGTCGAAGGGAAGGTCAGCCGTCGCTGGGCGAAGAAACACCATCCGCGCTGGTATCGCGACGTCGAGAAAGCCGAAGCCAAAAAAGAGAGTGAAGAAGGGTTATAA
- the fdnG gene encoding formate dehydrogenase-N subunit alpha, giving the protein MDVSRRQFFKICAGGMAGTTVAALGFAPKSALAQARNYKLLRAKEIRNSCTYCSVGCGLLMYSLGDGAKNAKEAIYHIEGDPDHPVSRGALCPKGAGLLDYVHSENRLRYPQYRAAGSDKWQRISWDEAFSRIAKLMKADRDANFIEKNEQGVTVNRWLSTGMLCASAASNETGMLTQKFVRSLGMLAVDNQARVUHGPTVASLAPTFGRGAMTNHWVDIKNANVVMVMGGNAAEAHPVGFRWAMEAKNNNDATLIVVDPRFTRTASVADIYAPIRSGTDITFLSGVLLYLIENQKINAEYVKHYTNASLLVRDDFAFDDGLFSGYDAKKRQYDKSSWNYQFDENGYAKRDDTLSHPRCVWNLLKQHVSRYTPDVVENICGTPKADFLKVCEVLASTSAADRTTTFLYALGWTQHTVGAQNIRTMAMIQLLLGNMGMAGGGVNALRGHSNIQGLTDLGLLSTSLSGYLTLPSEKQTDLQTYLQANTPKATLADQVNYWGNYPKFFVSLMKSFYGDAAQKENDWGFEWLPKWDQSYDVIKYFNMMDSGKVTGYICQGFNPVASFPDKNKVVQSLSKLKYMVVIDPLVTETSTFWQNHGESNDVDPASIQTEVFRLPSTCFAEEDGSIANSGRWLQWHWKGQDAPGEARNDGEILAGIYHCLRDLYRNEGGKGVEPLLKMSWNYKQPDHPESEEVAKENNGYALADLYDANGVLIAKKGQLLSSFAQLRDDGTTASSCWIYTGSWTEQGNQMANRDNADPSGLGNTLGWAWAWPLNRRVLYNRASADPQGKPWDPKRMLIQWNGAKWTGNDIPDFNTAPPGSATGPFIMQPEGLGRLFAIDKMAEGPFPEHYEPVETPLGTNPLHPNVISNPAVRLYEEDALRLGKKDEFPYVGTTYRLTEHFHTWTKHALLNAIAQPEQFVEISETLAAAKGIANGDYVKVSSKRGFIRAVAVVTRRLRTLQVNGQQVETVGIPIHWGFEGVARKGYIANTLTPNVGDANSQTPEYKAFLVNIEKA; this is encoded by the coding sequence ATGGACGTCAGCCGCAGACAATTTTTTAAAATCTGCGCGGGCGGTATGGCAGGAACAACAGTCGCAGCGCTTGGTTTTGCACCTAAGTCTGCACTGGCTCAGGCGCGTAATTACAAACTGCTGCGCGCCAAAGAGATCCGAAACTCCTGCACATACTGTTCCGTGGGATGCGGGCTATTAATGTATAGCCTCGGAGATGGAGCCAAAAACGCGAAGGAAGCGATTTACCATATTGAAGGGGACCCGGACCATCCGGTAAGCCGTGGGGCATTATGTCCTAAAGGCGCGGGTCTGCTGGACTATGTTCACAGTGAAAACCGCCTGCGTTATCCACAATATCGCGCGGCGGGTTCAGACAAATGGCAGCGTATCAGTTGGGATGAGGCGTTCTCCCGTATCGCAAAACTGATGAAAGCTGACCGTGACGCCAACTTTATTGAAAAGAACGAGCAGGGCGTCACCGTCAACCGCTGGTTGTCTACCGGGATGCTTTGCGCCTCTGCGGCAAGTAATGAAACCGGTATGCTGACGCAAAAATTTGTGCGCTCTCTCGGCATGCTGGCAGTCGACAACCAGGCACGCGTCTGACACGGACCAACGGTAGCAAGTCTTGCTCCAACATTTGGTCGCGGTGCGATGACCAACCACTGGGTTGATATCAAAAACGCCAACGTCGTGATGGTGATGGGCGGTAACGCCGCTGAAGCACATCCGGTGGGATTCCGCTGGGCGATGGAAGCGAAGAATAATAATGATGCGACATTAATTGTTGTCGATCCTCGCTTTACGCGTACAGCGTCGGTTGCAGATATCTATGCGCCGATCCGTTCCGGTACGGACATTACGTTCCTGTCTGGCGTTCTGCTGTACCTGATCGAAAATCAGAAAATCAACGCGGAGTACGTGAAGCATTACACCAACGCCAGCCTGCTGGTACGGGATGATTTTGCTTTCGACGACGGCCTGTTTAGCGGCTACGACGCGAAAAAACGTCAGTATGATAAGTCATCATGGAACTATCAGTTCGATGAAAACGGCTATGCAAAACGTGATGACACGCTGAGTCACCCGCGCTGCGTGTGGAACTTGCTCAAACAGCACGTTTCCCGTTATACGCCGGATGTGGTGGAAAACATCTGCGGTACGCCAAAAGCCGATTTCCTGAAAGTGTGTGAAGTGTTAGCCTCCACCAGCGCGGCCGACCGTACGACCACCTTCCTTTATGCATTGGGGTGGACGCAACACACCGTCGGGGCGCAGAACATTCGTACGATGGCGATGATCCAGTTGCTGCTCGGCAACATGGGCATGGCTGGCGGCGGCGTGAACGCCTTGCGCGGTCACTCCAACATTCAGGGCTTAACGGATTTAGGTCTTCTTTCTACCAGTCTGAGCGGTTATCTGACGCTGCCGTCAGAGAAACAGACCGATCTGCAAACCTATCTGCAGGCCAACACGCCGAAAGCGACGCTGGCCGACCAGGTGAACTACTGGGGCAACTATCCGAAGTTTTTCGTCAGCCTGATGAAATCGTTCTACGGCGACGCGGCGCAAAAAGAGAATGACTGGGGATTTGAGTGGCTGCCGAAATGGGATCAGTCCTACGACGTCATTAAATACTTCAACATGATGGATAGCGGTAAAGTGACCGGCTACATCTGTCAGGGCTTCAACCCGGTGGCGTCCTTCCCGGACAAAAACAAAGTGGTGCAATCCCTGAGTAAGTTGAAGTACATGGTCGTTATCGATCCGCTGGTGACAGAGACTTCAACGTTCTGGCAGAACCACGGCGAGTCAAACGATGTCGACCCGGCGTCGATTCAGACCGAAGTGTTCCGTCTGCCGTCCACCTGTTTTGCGGAAGAAGATGGCTCGATTGCCAACTCCGGTCGCTGGCTGCAGTGGCACTGGAAAGGCCAGGATGCGCCGGGCGAAGCCCGCAATGACGGCGAAATTCTGGCGGGTATTTACCATTGTCTGCGCGATCTCTACCGCAACGAAGGCGGTAAAGGCGTAGAGCCGCTGCTGAAAATGAGCTGGAACTACAAGCAGCCAGACCATCCGGAATCCGAAGAGGTCGCCAAAGAAAACAACGGCTATGCGCTGGCCGATCTCTATGACGCCAACGGTGTGCTGATCGCGAAGAAAGGTCAGCTACTGAGCAGTTTTGCTCAGCTGCGCGATGACGGTACCACGGCCTCCTCCTGCTGGATTTATACCGGTAGCTGGACGGAGCAGGGCAACCAGATGGCCAACCGTGACAACGCCGATCCGTCTGGCCTCGGTAACACGTTAGGTTGGGCCTGGGCGTGGCCGCTGAACCGCCGCGTGCTGTATAACCGCGCTTCCGCCGATCCACAGGGTAAACCGTGGGATCCGAAACGGATGCTGATCCAGTGGAACGGCGCGAAATGGACGGGTAACGATATTCCGGACTTCAATACTGCTCCACCGGGCAGCGCAACCGGGCCGTTTATCATGCAGCCGGAAGGGCTGGGACGTCTGTTCGCGATTGATAAAATGGCGGAAGGACCGTTCCCGGAACACTATGAGCCGGTTGAAACGCCGCTGGGAACCAACCCGCTGCATCCGAACGTCATTTCCAATCCGGCGGTGCGTTTGTATGAAGAAGATGCCTTGCGCCTGGGTAAAAAGGACGAGTTCCCGTATGTCGGTACCACCTACCGTCTGACGGAACATTTCCACACCTGGACCAAGCACGCATTGCTGAATGCCATCGCCCAGCCAGAGCAGTTTGTGGAAATCAGCGAAACACTGGCCGCCGCGAAGGGTATCGCCAACGGTGACTACGTGAAAGTCAGCAGCAAGCGCGGATTTATTCGTGCCGTTGCGGTGGTCACACGCCGTCTGCGCACCTTGCAGGTTAACGGTCAGCAGGTTGAAACGGTGGGTATCCCGATTCACTGGGGCTTTGAAGGGGTCGCGCGTAAAGGCTATATCGCCAACACTCTGACGCCGAACGTCGGTGATGCAAACTCGCAAACGCCGGAATACAAAGCGTTTTTAGTTAACATCGAGAAGGCGTAA
- a CDS encoding NUDIX hydrolase has protein sequence MHTRPSSRLIVLSSDNRVLLFRFEHTNDALAGRSYWATPGGGLESAESFEEAALRELYEETGILREFAGPQIAKRSFTMMLPSGESVIADERFFLIRVEGKEAEFSGWSNHEKAVIGDHRWWSLNELRHTEDTVYPLDLVIDILLQQEIQAPGLND, from the coding sequence ATGCACACACGTCCTTCATCCAGGCTCATTGTTCTGAGTTCTGATAACCGGGTACTTCTGTTTCGTTTTGAGCATACAAATGATGCGCTGGCTGGACGGTCATATTGGGCAACACCTGGCGGTGGGCTGGAAAGTGCCGAATCATTTGAAGAGGCAGCATTAAGGGAATTATATGAAGAAACCGGAATCTTACGCGAATTTGCGGGACCGCAGATAGCCAAAAGAAGCTTCACGATGATGTTACCCAGTGGAGAAAGCGTTATTGCTGATGAGCGTTTCTTTTTGATTCGTGTTGAAGGTAAAGAGGCCGAATTTTCTGGCTGGAGCAACCATGAAAAGGCCGTTATCGGCGATCACCGCTGGTGGTCATTAAATGAGTTACGCCATACAGAGGATACGGTGTATCCACTGGATTTGGTGATTGATATCCTTTTGCAGCAAGAAATCCAGGCTCCGGGCCTTAACGATTGA
- a CDS encoding HigA family addiction module antitoxin yields MKMANHPRPGDIIQEALNELNVSLREFARAMDIAPSTASRLLTGKAALTPEMAIKLSVVIGSSPQMWLNLQTAWSLTEAEKTVDISRLRHLAAQ; encoded by the coding sequence ATGAAAATGGCAAATCATCCCCGCCCGGGAGACATTATTCAGGAAGCGCTGAACGAACTTAACGTCAGTCTGCGCGAATTTGCCAGAGCAATGGACATTGCTCCCTCTACAGCAAGCCGGTTGCTAACCGGAAAAGCGGCGCTAACCCCAGAAATGGCGATTAAGCTCTCCGTGGTGATCGGCAGCTCACCGCAAATGTGGCTGAATCTGCAAACCGCCTGGAGTCTGACAGAAGCCGAAAAAACCGTTGATATTTCAAGGCTCCGTCATCTGGCAGCGCAATAA
- a CDS encoding type II toxin-antitoxin system RelE/ParE family toxin has protein sequence MIMSFRHKGLRDLFLHGRTSGVLATQVKRLRHRLAVIDAACHINDIDMPGYRLHPLSGDRDGVWAISVSGNWRITFEFVNGDAYLLDYEDYHA, from the coding sequence ATGATCATGAGTTTCAGACACAAGGGATTGCGTGACTTGTTTCTTCATGGGCGCACGTCAGGCGTTCTGGCAACGCAGGTAAAACGATTGCGTCACCGTCTCGCTGTTATTGATGCCGCCTGCCATATTAACGATATCGACATGCCTGGCTACAGGCTGCACCCGTTGAGCGGCGATCGTGATGGCGTTTGGGCGATATCTGTCTCGGGGAACTGGCGAATAACCTTTGAGTTCGTCAATGGCGATGCATACCTACTGGATTACGAGGACTATCACGCATGA
- the fdnH gene encoding formate dehydrogenase N subunit beta translates to MSLETQDIIKRSATNAITPPPQARDYKAEVAKLIDVSTCIGCKACQVACSEWNDIRDEVGHCVGVYDNPADLSAKSWTVMRFSETEQNGKLEWLIRKDGCMHCEDPGCLKACPSAGAIIQYANGIVDFQSEHCIGCGYCIAGCPFNVPRLNKEDNRVYKCTLCVDRVSVGQEPACVKTCPTGAIHFGTKQEMLEMAEQRVEKLKARGYEHAGVYNPQGVGGTHVMYVLHHANQPELYHGLPKDPKVDTSINLWKGALKPLAAAGFIATFAGLIYHYIGIGPNKEVDDEEEDHHE, encoded by the coding sequence ATGTCTTTGGAAACGCAGGACATCATCAAACGGTCCGCAACAAACGCCATCACGCCGCCTCCCCAGGCGCGTGATTACAAGGCTGAAGTCGCCAAACTGATCGACGTTTCCACCTGCATAGGCTGTAAAGCCTGCCAGGTGGCGTGTTCGGAGTGGAACGACATTCGCGATGAGGTTGGGCATTGTGTTGGGGTGTATGACAACCCTGCCGATCTGAGCGCGAAATCCTGGACGGTGATGCGCTTTAGCGAAACCGAGCAAAACGGCAAGCTGGAGTGGTTGATCCGTAAAGACGGCTGTATGCACTGTGAAGATCCGGGCTGTCTGAAGGCGTGCCCGTCTGCCGGGGCAATCATCCAGTACGCTAACGGGATTGTTGATTTTCAGTCTGAACACTGCATTGGCTGTGGCTACTGCATTGCCGGGTGTCCGTTTAATGTACCGCGCCTCAATAAAGAGGATAACCGCGTCTATAAATGTACACTCTGCGTCGATCGCGTCAGTGTCGGCCAGGAGCCTGCGTGCGTGAAAACGTGCCCGACGGGGGCGATTCATTTCGGCACCAAGCAAGAGATGCTGGAAATGGCCGAGCAGCGCGTGGAAAAACTCAAAGCGCGTGGGTACGAACATGCCGGTGTTTATAACCCACAGGGTGTGGGTGGGACACACGTGATGTATGTACTGCATCATGCTAACCAGCCAGAGTTGTATCACGGTTTGCCGAAGGACCCGAAAGTCGACACCTCAATCAACCTGTGGAAAGGGGCGTTGAAACCGTTGGCGGCAGCAGGGTTTATCGCCACCTTCGCCGGACTGATTTACCACTACATTGGTATTGGCCCGAACAAAGAAGTGGACGACGAAGAGGAGGATCATCATGAGTAA